cgggaacccccccccccccgggtccTGATGAGTGGGTGGCCTCCACCTGGCTGGGCCCCTTAATAACTAACAATATCACAGGTCATATTAAGATATCAATTCACTAGTTATAGGTATTTGGGCACAATAAAAAGCATCCCACCGCACCACTCACCAGAAacactgccttgctcatttcccacatcCCACCCGGCCCATGACCTGCAGGATGCCTTCCAGGATGAATatcagacatccatccattttctgagctgcttatcctcacaatggttacGGGACTGCTgagccctatcccagctattgtcgggcaggaggcgggtaaaccctgaaatggttgtgGGCCCATCGAAGGgcacaaaagacacaaaaaaccATTCACAACCACAATCACACTCACgggcaagttagagtctccaatgaatggatgttttggtgatgtgaaaggaaactgaacagcctggagaaaagccacacagggacagggagaacatgcatactccacacaggtggggctgggatttgaacccgagtacacagaactgtgaggacaacactcCAAACTGTTGCAATGCCATTCCACCAAATATCAGACGTTTTGAAGAAATTCATTTGCGTGGCAGACATCTGAAGACAAATGAACTAGTTTCAACGTGTATGGacgtaaataagtgccaccaggatttgaatttgtaatgtaaagtgatcacattttcaatagttgttaCAATTCGCTGTCAGAAATGTAACTGGCTACAACTGGGTGCatgggttacttcaggtcagaaccaaacagccagccaatccagttacgctttctcaatatgtgatgtcatgtgactaaaagagcgtaactgcgattgggtgggtgttcggttctggcctgaagtaacccctgcctggtggcacagacggtgaattttaaaactgcgaattgtagccagttgaattgttaacattgaaaagttacactgaaatacaactcttgaaaatgtgatcactttacatttcaaattcaaatcctggtgacacttatttacttccataaacgTGCAAAAGTATTTATTCAGCACTTCCCAAGCAGCAACAGGTGGCTGACTCAGACTACCAACACAATGATGTTGAACGAGTAAAACACGATGACATTTGTCTATAACTATCAGGTGACTTATGACCCCAATGAAGGTCAGATCTCAAATGCACTGCCTGCCACTCTTTGTCCTCATATCTGGAAGTCCCCCTTGAACACTCCACAAGTTGTTCTGCCAGCtctgaatgtttgtgtgtgtaaaactgtgcccaTCTGACAAAAACCCGGCAAAACTAGTCCAAAACTGGGACTGCACACGGAGGGCTTGTGAGCGGAAGCTCGGCAATGATGTCACGTACCTGTGGTGAACAGCACGACTGCCTTGAGGCACGAGTACTCCGCCGAGTCCACGTGCAACGTCTTCAGCTTCTCCACCTGCTCCTGGAAGACGCGAATATGGTCCATGAAGGCCACCACGCGCTCGGCCGACATGGGGGCTGCGTGCAGGCCGGCGGCGGCCAGCAGCGGCGCCACGTGCACCGGCATGGCGCACTGGGCCGCGTTGAGCACGAACAGCTCGCTCCAGGTAAGCCGCAGCAGAGCGACCTGGTCGGACACCTGCAGGTCcgggaagaatggaatgttgCGGGCCCACTCCACGGCGCTGAACAGCATGCGCGCCGCCAGCTCGCAGATGTTCTCGATGCCCACCGCGCCGCCCCCCTGCAGGCACTGGGAGCCGAAGCGCGACGTCGCGTAGGGCTCGGCCCGCAGTAGCAGCGAGATGTAACCTGACAGGTAAGAGTGGCACTGTAAGGGCTCGCCCGTGCTGAGAGAGAACTGGCCGTGAAACGACTGTGCCGGGGGGAGGCGGCCTCGCTGCACCGCTGAAAAATATCAAACgatgaagaagaaatgagacGGAGCAATTGAAGGAGAAGAAGCTAATTGAAATGTGCCATGAAACAACACCATCAATCGCGTTTAAAGatgtgcctttaaaaaaaaaaaacatttactcaaTGTGGCATCATGTAACATGAAGTATATGCAATTGTGCCATGAAACAAAAGGAATTAGACTGCAAATGTGCCATTACACTgtacaataaacaaaaaacatgcaaatgatgACACAAAATCTACACATACCGTAGTTGGAGGAAAAGGAATGTGAATTTCTCAAATGTCGACATgaattggtcataaaatgtcTGATCATCATTCTAAATCACCACAATTAACAGCATGCTTgaactaattaaaaaaacatgttttcatatttgtatttaaaataccaAACATTCACATGATAGGGAGAAAAAGTAAGCGGACTGATGAACTGGTTGACACTCTTTTGGCAGCAAAACCACAAATTTAAACCTTTCCTGCTCAGGAGAAATTTGGACTGCCCCTGTTCTTATTCCTGGGATATCTGGTGTGAATAGCTCTCTTGATGTCATGTAACAGCATCGCAGTGGTTtcagggttgaggtcaggacttttACTGGGCCACTCCACGGCgcttattttcttcttcttctgcattTTGGACCATTTTCCTGCAGCAAGACCCATCCTCTTTTGAGCTTCAATTGTTGGTCATTTCTCCTGCAAAATATTCTGATAAACCTGCAAATTTATTTTACCATTGATGATAGCAAGCTGTCCTGGCCCTGAGGTAGTAAAGCAGTCCTTCACCATGATTCTCCTTCGCCCATAATTCAGAATTGGGATAATGTCGTGGGTAATGTTCCACCCGAACAATTCAACTTTGGTTTCAACTGTCCACGTGATACTTTTAAAGTAGCCGTATGGAAAATTCAAATGTGTagcagtgttttttgttttttaagactGGAACAAGTTCCTTCCACGTATGGTAAAATTGCCAACAGGCATGTGCTAGTGATTCCTGTAAGTCTTCAGATGACACTGGCGGGTTCTTTTTGACCTCATTGAGCATTCTACACTGTGCTCTTTCACTCCGCCCCCTTTCCAAGAGGGCAACCTCTTGGAAGAGAAGCAACAGTGCTGAACTTTCTCCATTTATAGAGAATTTGCCTAACCACGGACTGACAAACAATAAGACTTAGAGATGCTTTTGTAATCCATTTCCCTCTTTATTCAAGTTCATACATAAAATCCAGACCTCAACCTGACTGAGGTTTTGTGAGGTGATCACAAGAGAGCAAGTcacaccaatcagacattccaGGAGTCCTGCAAGAGTGTTGTAAACATACAGGAATGATCCGGAATTAAACCTGACCCAACATATCACCTAGAGGAAATGTTTGATTgaggttattgctgccaagcGAGAGTCAAACCGTGatttaaaaatcaatacagtactttacatccatccattttccgagtcaCTCATTGGGATcgtgctggcgcctatctccGCTAAGTCTGGTTGAGAggcatgaactggttgccagcgaatcgggGGGCACAAATAAGCAACCatttcacactcatattcacacctctgggcaaatcagagagtcttcagttaatgtACAATGCATgagtttggaatgtgggaggaaaccggagtgcttggagaaaccCAACGTAGACACGGGTTTAAACATGGAAAGTCCACAcgggcgaggctgggattttaaccccgatcctcagaattgTAAAGCACATAGAGTATGCTAACCACTGTCGTCCACCGTGCAGCCCAATCCTGTGAAGAAGTCCAGATCAGACCACATTGATGACTAATTGATGATATGAAATTCCAAAAGGTTCACATACATTTTCCTGCCACTATATGCCAAAAACAGCACTATGCACTAAAGGTGCcataaaacaatgcaaaatatcgTTTAAATGTGTCATAAAGCAGCACGGTATAATAAATCTACTTAAAACAATGTGGGCTATTAGATAACACAGTATATGTAATTATCCCATAGAACTGCACTTTCCACTtccatatgaagagtttgttttcaaaacgcgacataggcattttttcagatttacgaaactcgcgccaaaattatccagctccgaatggtagttatcgggatactctgatttttgttaaaagtgcgacatatcgttctatatcagccaaggaagattgcgttttattccaaaatgcgacatatcgagatcttatttagagcaaaatgcgacataatttcgatcaatcagcgtgcgctgctgaagcaagcagcatccaatcagaattcgtctagagggaagttccggtatcttccacatcatcatccaaaatggctgcgcccacgtttgagagagatgctaatgccgagtttgattttacagccataaataaaatcaaaagaaagcagactcaatgagtcagatttcaaacagtgaacttgtgagttttggagatgtgtgtatgagatcgactacctatttttttttctgctggtatccctcgcaacccatattaaccttggtagactggtttgaagcagtttactttcttaatgatctcacatcaacttataaacaaaataaatcaactgagtgacacaatgcctgcagatgttggattgcagaatcgcatacagatacacaaaattacaatgatgtaaactcagcctttccaagacctcatactgaacaaacaaacagtttctaaataactgaaaaacacctttttaaaagaaattcccattttttcatctcctttttcaacatccgacattagtgagctaattgtgaaaattgtgactggtgactgacccttatttctgatacctaactctctaaatgtggtggtcatggtcttaaatattattttaaaaagcttgaaatgttgaaaggcaaatagttttcatgattgcctatcaaaagcaactgatttttttaaaaaaaatacagctgcccctgaaggtttaagtcgaaatttggatatgtctcactttgccaagaatggaatgtttggatatgtctcattttggagaaaaaatgaaatttgtcatcaaaaaaaaaaaaaaactcggtgaatattaaagccaatatttttttgtagtatggtgtttagttactttttagcatccaatagttagaaacataaattgagtttattgttttcacttcaataccaagcccttttctcaaaatgaaaaaaacggatatgtcttattttgaaaacaaactcttcatatgctAATgccataaaatattaaaaaataaaaaaaacattaactatAATTGTATCATAAAACAATATTATTCAATAAATGCATCAAAGGCACCGCACGAAAAAGCACTAAATCTACTTTAAATATGCTATAAACAAGTGTTTACTcactaaatataaataaatatcataAAACAACCCAAAATCAACTATAACTACACTATCAAAGAACTCATTACACTTATTGTGCCATAAAGCAACACTTTATACAATACACTGCAATAAATAGTTGGAAGACACCAAACCAGCACTAAAgtaggttaaaaaaacatgttaaatgTGCCATAACACAACACAGTACAATACTTTAAAATGCCATGAAAAACGACAACTGCCTCACAGCAACTTTACATCATATATTGTAAATATGCCATAAAGGCAACGCTAAATATGCCATAAAATAACACGGAACACACTTTACATAcaccataaaacaaaaacaatattcttATAATCTACGCACCATAAAACAATACGATACAATAAATATAgttaatgtcaaaaaaaaaaaaaacactagatCGATTTTAAATGTGCCATAAAAGCACATTGAAATCTTGAGAGACGGGAGAGGATTAAAACGGGTTTTGGATCGCGTGCAAGCCTCTCCGCCGTCACGCCGGGGGGGTTTGGAGAGGTGCTAAATTTAGGACTGGCTGTCTTCTTGGCGTCCCGGTTGGTTTCACCCTCACACGCCGCGCGCACACACAGGCCCTACCCCACCTCCCCAACTTCTTTGGCTCCGCCCAAATCCACTCATGCCCTTTCATCTGAATTCGATCCCAATTTGTTAACAAGGGCCCAATTACGATCATGTACACTTGCGTGATAATTGAGagtacacgcacgcacacacaaacacgcacgtcatatttgtttttattcttttttttttaaaacagaattgTGGGTTCAATTTCATTCTTTCTAGTCCTGATTTGATGATTTGTTTGGATTGATGTGATCAATTAACATTGTTGATATGATTTGGGTGGTAATTTTGAGGGCAGAATGCAACCCATATAATGTGCATTTCTTTCATTCGTCAAAACTTTTAGAACCTTTTTCTGATTGGCTAAGCTATATCTTAGAAGGCATCCATCTTGACTCTTggtcataaaatgtgttttctgagTCGATTTGGCAATGGTAAATTGCaactttgaaaaaaagttgGCTGTGTTAATTTTGActtcggtaaaaaaaaaaaaaattaaatccaaaAGTGTTCGACTATTGGGTTTGAATTGAAATTCCAAATTTTAATATTGGAATCCAGAAAATTCttagaatttttcatttttacttttgacattttttaaaacctcctaattttaatttattttcatcactgtgaTTATgctctttcttttctttatattttatattcactTCATTGGTTGGCTGAGATATTATGACTATTTTTAGCATTCTTAGATTTTAGACCTTGTGCTGTCTAATCTAACTGAGGTAGTTACTAAATGTCctctatttttttgctttaaattccTTTGCTCAAAATTCATCatcatttttgttacatttttgactTTGGTATatcaaatgtttaattttataaCAAGATATCAATATTACAAACCTTACAGTGaccacttttttccccactaaatTTTAACCAGGGCCACAATTACAATTTGGCCTAAATATAAATTCCATAAAAAGCCAATtgcttttattatatatatatatttttttagaatttagTTGTTAAATGTAATATATGAAGCTATAAGAAACAAATGGTTCGAGGTATcacagttttcattttaatttatcttTTAAGTGTACAAGACAGAAAATGTCATTCTTTCCCCAAAATTGGCAATGTTAGGATtaaaagatggatttttttttgctttaaatggaATGCTAAAAGATACACAGGAATGTGAATGAAATTTACCCTTGAGCGATGATACTTAAACAGATCACAATTTTCATGTAAAACCTTTTTGTCGATGCCATACTTATACAAATAGGACGACGTACGAATACTAATAACGTTTTTCTTTGAGGTTAACCCCTCGTTGCATTTGTTGTGGACATCCCAAAACCGACAAAAAAGATGTTGGATGGAGAATTTCACTTTGAAGAGGAGTGTGTATTGCACTGAAAAGATGGGAAATTCATACAATTGTCAAAATATGGAATCTAATACTTGAAATTAGAGTGACTTCAATAGATCAAGAGTTGAGCGGGTGAATTTGAAGCTTGTCTGTTGAAGTCTCTTAAATTGAGAATTGTGTTGTAAAAATGTTCCCAGAATTTTGGGAACGTCACGAATGTGTTGCATTTAATTGATTCAtttcaaatggaaatggaaatctggaatttggggaaaagtactgtatatgtgctGACAAAAGTGAACAACTAGGTGGACGTTGCAATGTTTGGGGGCGCCGCAAAACGCGAAGAGAAGCATCCGCGCAGAGGCTGGAGAACGGACACGACCCGGGGGCGGCTGGCGCGTACCTTCCCTCCTCATGCCTACTTTGAGGCACTTCTTGAGACGGCAGTATTGGCACTGGTTGCGGTGGTGCTGGTCGACGGGGCAAGTTCGGCTGGCCCGGCAAGTATAGCTCAGGTTGCGGCGCACGCTGCGCTTGAAGAAGCTTTTGCAGCCCTCGCAGGTGAACTGGCCGTAGTGCTTCCCGCTCGATTTGTCGCCGCAAACGATGCACTCGATGTGCGAGCTCGCCTGCTTGTCGGATGATGACGATGAGGACGACGATGAGGACGACGAGGACGAagaactgttgttgttgttagtagTACTGCTGGTGGTGTTGGGTGGCGCTGCTGCCGGGGGCATCTCCAGGGAGGCCGGCGGTGGGTTCATGTGCACGGGCAGAGCAACGTGCGAAACCGGAGAAGAGAGCGTCCCCTCCTCGGGGTTCCTCCACGCCACCATCGCCATGTCCGTCGCTCAACTACCCCCCAGTCCTCTTTCTTTTGGGATTTGTCTTGTCACCGCCACTTAAGATGATAAAGTGACAACAAAATTAAAGACGCTCATTCGGATGACATCCcgagagaaagaagaagagtgtGCACGGAAGCCACCCGACAAACTTATCCGACGAAAAACAAACTGTAATgactctttaaaaaaagaaaatccaggtCCTTTTCCTCCAGCTTGTCATCCCAGGCAGGGTTTGCTCCCCCAAACGATCCCTGACGGTGGTCTGATGGGTCTGAAGATATTTTTGGGCTCCACTACTGAAGAGGACCGGGAGGAGGCTGTGACATCATCAGCCGTGACGTAGCCACGCAGGCGTGGTTAAAAGCGAGAGGGGAGACCTgagcgtgcgcgtgcgtgtctGTAGGTCACGCGCGCGTGTGCATTGCTGCACTGACCACGTGACCTGTGCTTGTGACCCTTTGCGACACGCAGCAGCAGTGACATGTCTCCCCCTGGCGTTACAAAGGAGGAGCGCATGACACTAGTGTTCATCCCCTCTGTGAAGACGAGCAAAGCAAAGTGTCAACATTATGAAATAAAGATTCATACCGggcgtcactgatggtgtggtggtacacacgcctgcctttggtgcgggcagcgtgggattgattcccgctcagtgatggtgtcgataccttccctgcgactgactggcgaccagttcagggtgtagtccgcctttcgcccgaaggtaactgggataggctccagctttcccgcaaccctagtgaggataagcggcttggaaagtgACATGACATCATTTATATCGGAAATAACCGAGGTCATATGTTCCAGGGTCAAATGTCACCACACAAAGAAAACTTGATCTTCAGACTAGTTCAAactagtgtggaaaatacatttacaattatACCAAAAAAGAATTAACGTTTTTTTCAGTCATATTGGCAACGCTGGACTGTAACTgccatcccacattgtgtagtTGAGCATAGGGTAGTGGTACATTATTTTGTTACACATTGTGTACATGAAGGTGCAGTGGTCCACATCTGGACTTCACAAGCCATTATGTGTCGATGCGAAGTCGTGTGTAAATGCTGATTTGACTCACTGCTGCTGCAAACATCCTCAGGGCCGGCGTCCAGATACGTTGTCACTCACTGACACAGGGCCACATAGGGTCGGGGACAAAAGGGGCATATACAGGGGacagaagaaagacaaaaaaaaggggggggggatatgggTGAGAAGGAAAACGTATGGGGGTAGGGAGTGGGACATGGAGTGCACAAGAAGGgagtggggagggggtgggggtacaTGGGGCCCACAATCCGGACACAAAGGGGAAACATATAGGGAATGCATTGGGTCCACAAAAAGGTGCTCCACAAGGGGAACAATGGGGGTATACGGGGGGAAATAAAAGGCACACAATGGAGGATGTGGAGACAAAGCAAAGGTACAagagggcacatggaaaaaaaggagGCACGTGGCAGTAATAATTGGGATAGAAGGAGGGAATACGTGGGCGACACAATGATTTGAGGAGAACACCTGGAGGATGCACAAGGGCACAAGGTGAGACATATCAGGTAAGTATCACCTTCCTTAAAAGGTAAAAATGGGACAATGACAACAAGCAAGGTGCACTAAGGGGGCTGTCGGGGGCCACATGCCGAACGTATGGGAGAAACAAGTAACGCATGTGACAAGCACAAGAGGGGCGACACAGGAGGGATGGGACACGGGGGGGCATCAGGGGCACACCAGTGACAGGAGAGAGTGCTTCATGCTCACGTTTCACATTTGAACACATTTGAAATGGTCAAATGTCTTCATGCTAGCGAGATTGGCAGACATCTAGAAGCACTGGGATTGATCGATGCCATGCAAGAACACGGTGGAGAGGGAACACCAGTCACCCACTGCAGTTAATTGACGACACGCTGCTGAAACCCTCTCAAAGACCACTGAAAGAGTTTTCTGAGGAATGTCACCAGGCGTGAGCATTTTAGTGGAATGTGTGAGAGCATCTCATTATTGTGTGAACGAATGTCAGTATGTTGCAGTTGAATAGATGCGCTATCAACAACACAGTCAAGCCTGAAAGGTAGGAAGCAGAGAAGATTTTTGGATGTGCGCCTGGGAAGTTTGGGACGGGCTCTCTGCACTGACGCGCCATGCGATCGGACAGGTAGCGCTAGTGCCACTGGGCACGAGTGACACAGGTGATTTTCAAGGTCAGTTAGCACCAGTGAGTGTGATTCGCAGAGACCGACGTTCACGACAGGTGCACCCAATCCCGCTCGACTCACCAAACAAGGCCGTGTTTgagttgtgtgtgtatgtggatggacagacagatgtttacattatgtattgaaatgaaatatttaatatgTAAATTGTCAGAAATGTTGACATTATCAAATCTGTTTTGTGACTGTGATAAACCAATCACAATGCGGGTGTTGATAATTTTGTGACGCGGCTTACCCGAGCGTATTTAAAGGAAGCACGTCTGCGCTGATGACGGCGCGCTCACAGTCGTGTCCAATCGCAGCGCCTCCTCTTATTCCCTTTAAAAGGGACACGTGAGTGACTGACAGTCAATAACCTGAGAAAAAGAAATTGATTTGCTCGGGCTGGGGAGGAGATTGCACTGTTGTGAATATGAAAGGATAAAATTTACGATCTCCATCACGTGTGCCTGAGAGATGTTTACGTTACGTTCATGTGACTGGACAGCCAGATGTTtctgtcgtgtgtgtgtgtgtgtgtgaaaggatGGATGTTCGTGTGTTTGAGTTGACAGACG
The DNA window shown above is from Syngnathoides biaculeatus isolate LvHL_M chromosome 3, ASM1980259v1, whole genome shotgun sequence and carries:
- the LOC133497741 gene encoding COUP transcription factor 2-like isoform X2; protein product: MAMVAWRNPEEGTLSSPVSHVALPVHMNPPPASLEMPPAAAPPNTTSSTTNNNNSSSSSSSSSSSSSSSSDKQASSHIECIVCGDKSSGKHYGQFTCEGCKSFFKRSVRRNLSYTCRASRTCPVDQHHRNQCQYCRLKKCLKVGMRREAVQRGRLPPAQSFHGQFSLSTGEPLQCHSYLSGYISLLLRAEPYATSRFGSQCLQGGGAVGIENICELAARMLFSAVEWARNIPFFPDLQVSDQVALLRLTWSELFVLNAAQCAMPVHVAPLLAAAGLHAAPMSAERVVAFMDHIRVFQEQVEKLKTLHVDSAEYSCLKAVVLFTTDACGLSDAVHVEGLQEKSQCALEEYVRSQYPNQPSRFGRLLLRLPSLRSVSSAVIEQLFFVRLVGKTPIETLIRDMLLSGSSFNWPYVPVQ
- the LOC133497741 gene encoding COUP transcription factor 2-like isoform X1, producing the protein MAMVAWRNPEEGTLSSPVSHVALPVHMNPPPASLEMPPAAAPPNTTSSTTNNNNSSSSSSSSSSSSSSSSDKQASSHIECIVCGDKSSGKHYGQFTCEGCKSFFKRSVRRNLSYTCRASRTCPVDQHHRNQCQYCRLKKCLKVGMRREGTRQPPPAVQRGRLPPAQSFHGQFSLSTGEPLQCHSYLSGYISLLLRAEPYATSRFGSQCLQGGGAVGIENICELAARMLFSAVEWARNIPFFPDLQVSDQVALLRLTWSELFVLNAAQCAMPVHVAPLLAAAGLHAAPMSAERVVAFMDHIRVFQEQVEKLKTLHVDSAEYSCLKAVVLFTTDACGLSDAVHVEGLQEKSQCALEEYVRSQYPNQPSRFGRLLLRLPSLRSVSSAVIEQLFFVRLVGKTPIETLIRDMLLSGSSFNWPYVPVQ
- the LOC133497741 gene encoding COUP transcription factor 2-like isoform X3, which translates into the protein MAMVAWRNPEEGTLSSPVSHVALPVHMNPPPASLEMPPAAAPPNTTSSTTNNNNSSSSSSSSSSSSSSSSDKQASSHIECIVCGDKSSGKHYGQFTCEGCKSFFKRSVRRNLSYTCRASRTCPVDQHHRNQCQYCRLKKCLKVGMRREVTIFTITVQRGRLPPAQSFHGQFSLSTGEPLQCHSYLSGYISLLLRAEPYATSRFGSQCLQGGGAVGIENICELAARMLFSAVEWARNIPFFPDLQVSDQVALLRLTWSELFVLNAAQCAMPVHVAPLLAAAGLHAAPMSAERVVAFMDHIRVFQEQVEKLKTLHVDSAEYSCLKAVVLFTTDACGLSDAVHVEGLQEKSQCALEEYVRSQYPNQPSRFGRLLLRLPSLRSVSSAVIEQLFFVRLVGKTPIETLIRDMLLSGSSFNWPYVPVQ